In Candidatus Hydrogenedentota bacterium, a single window of DNA contains:
- a CDS encoding heparan-alpha-glucosaminide N-acetyltransferase domain-containing protein: protein MNEEREKTQPAATLTERIMSVDALRGFDMFWIVGTDELFRALGKLSDSPVASFFAHQLHHVPWEGFVFYDLIFPLFVFLVGMGIVFSMGKLIEREGMWGAHIRIFRRFMLLFLLGAFRDMGIANMAHESPFSGVLQRIAWCYLFTSLLYVHVKRKGLVIALVVILAGYWALLTFVPAPGREEPTFARKENIVNWFDYKFLPFQEQGRTWDPEGLLSTIPAVGSCILGVFAGLLIASKETPQDTKVRYLLASGVVLTVAGYLWGLQLPVIKSLWTSSYVLVAGGYSALLLGFFYLVVDVWKYRTWAEPFIWIGANPLIIYMATEFVRFDSMGERVVGGPVAALFGKYGELLVVAAGILFVILFARFLYKRKMFLRV from the coding sequence ATGAACGAAGAACGCGAGAAGACCCAACCCGCGGCCACACTGACCGAGCGTATCATGTCGGTGGATGCCCTCCGCGGGTTTGACATGTTCTGGATCGTCGGCACCGATGAATTGTTCCGCGCGCTCGGCAAGCTCAGTGACTCGCCTGTTGCAAGCTTCTTTGCGCATCAGCTGCATCATGTGCCGTGGGAGGGGTTCGTCTTTTACGATTTGATCTTCCCGCTGTTCGTCTTTCTGGTTGGAATGGGCATCGTGTTCAGCATGGGCAAGTTAATCGAGCGGGAAGGCATGTGGGGCGCGCACATTCGGATCTTCCGCCGCTTCATGCTTCTGTTCCTGCTAGGCGCGTTCCGTGACATGGGCATTGCGAACATGGCACACGAGAGCCCTTTCAGCGGCGTGCTGCAGCGCATCGCCTGGTGCTATCTGTTCACTTCCCTTCTGTATGTTCATGTGAAGCGGAAGGGGCTGGTCATCGCACTGGTCGTCATACTGGCCGGATATTGGGCGTTGTTGACGTTTGTCCCCGCCCCTGGCAGGGAGGAACCGACCTTCGCCAGGAAAGAGAACATCGTCAACTGGTTCGACTACAAGTTCTTGCCGTTTCAAGAGCAGGGGCGGACCTGGGACCCGGAAGGCTTGCTGAGCACCATTCCCGCCGTTGGCTCCTGTATCCTGGGAGTGTTTGCGGGTCTGCTGATAGCAAGTAAAGAGACGCCCCAGGACACAAAAGTGCGTTACTTGCTGGCCTCAGGCGTGGTTCTGACCGTCGCGGGCTACCTTTGGGGTCTGCAGCTTCCCGTAATCAAATCGCTGTGGACCTCCTCCTACGTTCTTGTTGCCGGAGGGTACAGCGCTCTTCTTTTGGGGTTCTTCTACCTCGTGGTCGACGTCTGGAAGTACCGAACGTGGGCGGAGCCGTTCATCTGGATTGGCGCCAATCCCCTCATCATCTACATGGCGACCGAATTTGTCCGCTTCGACAGCATGGGCGAACGGGTCGTGGGAGGGCCGGTTGCCGCCCTGTTCGGCAAATACGGGGAGTTGCTGGTTGTCGCGGCCGGTATTCTCTTTGTGATCTTGTTCGCACGTTTTCTGTACAAGCGGAAGATGTTCCTGCGCGTATAG
- a CDS encoding ABC transporter ATP-binding protein produces the protein MDEDFAIQTSELTKYYGEHAAVAGLDLSVASGCAFGLLGPNGAGKSTTIQMLLGLTSPTSGRATVLGKDVAREARSIRAEAGYVPERHYIYAWMTVGEVIRFTRAFYATWNDALCDRLLNRYDLDTGKKVKHLSHGMVTKLALLLALAHEPRILILDEPTSGLDPLIREEFNESILERMKEDGRTVLFSSHILSDVDKVADTIGILSQGRLLITSPRAELVRLTKRIEVTLTETHGSPVPPAGTVWQCLRGNNWSLTVHGFSDSTMEELHAKNTAVQSRVLDMGLEEIFKDFVRGNEQP, from the coding sequence ATGGACGAAGACTTTGCCATTCAAACGTCCGAGCTCACCAAGTACTACGGAGAACATGCAGCCGTAGCAGGACTCGACCTGTCGGTAGCCTCCGGATGCGCGTTTGGCCTGCTGGGACCTAACGGGGCCGGGAAAAGCACGACGATCCAAATGCTGCTCGGCCTGACATCTCCCACATCGGGACGCGCGACCGTTTTGGGGAAAGACGTGGCGCGAGAGGCCCGCTCGATACGCGCCGAGGCCGGCTACGTGCCGGAACGCCACTATATCTACGCCTGGATGACCGTCGGCGAGGTCATTCGGTTCACGAGAGCGTTCTATGCGACGTGGAACGACGCCCTGTGCGATAGACTGTTGAACAGGTATGACCTGGATACCGGAAAGAAGGTCAAACACCTTTCCCACGGCATGGTGACGAAGCTGGCGTTGCTTCTCGCGCTGGCACACGAACCTCGCATTCTGATCCTTGACGAGCCCACCTCCGGATTAGACCCTTTGATCCGCGAGGAATTCAATGAGAGCATACTCGAACGTATGAAAGAGGACGGGCGAACCGTCCTGTTCTCGAGCCACATCCTCAGCGATGTCGACAAAGTGGCGGACACCATAGGCATCCTCAGCCAGGGGCGGCTGCTGATTACGAGTCCGCGTGCCGAACTCGTCAGACTGACGAAACGCATTGAAGTGACGTTGACGGAGACGCACGGGTCGCCGGTCCCGCCCGCGGGAACGGTTTGGCAATGCCTCCGCGGCAACAACTGGTCGTTGACCGTGCACGGCTTCTCCGACAGCACGATGGAGGAACTTCACGCCAAGAATACGGCCGTACAGAGCCGCGTGCTCGACATGGGCTTGGAGGAGATCTTCAAGGATTTTGTCCGGGGAAACGAGCAACCATGA
- a CDS encoding ABC transporter permease subunit, translating to MIPWLIWKDLRLTAPVLLAAAILGIAPVLCMLALAYTMAPGAFPWAEAILAGAHFSQWLLLLTGALLGGNAFASEQEDGSFRFLMSLPARPQDVLFSKAIVTLIVFESLWIANAGVVHAIVPFGMVGYREKLVGAASMPAIASLSLMALGLSWFWSAVMARPVAAALSGLLSCGLLLLVFRVCAGVFIANDSTAYAGGFPPIAALLGIAGFILGSGLFLLRDGMPFVPAPKSFARSATRWRERPAAPSSTGSRRRADAFHALAWKDWHLMRPPFVAGTALVVMPYVFAGCSVLSASEPAKTFALASTQSLWLCCPVFAIWGGYLIAVERRTQTDRFLDALPITRARAAASKLIAAAAPAVTILGVNAGLSVLLHSAAFLPAPLGEPGSFSEMTWSLLLWQEASLLFALPAVGAPLICFGAAWLASARLAKPFLGLAVGAASAGASLAVWLAFSTIVQERLGPFPAALAFTAAAGLMAIAGIACGFRRLTAREPV from the coding sequence ATGATCCCGTGGCTCATCTGGAAGGATTTGCGCCTGACGGCCCCGGTGCTTCTTGCGGCCGCAATCCTCGGTATAGCTCCCGTATTGTGCATGCTTGCGCTTGCATACACCATGGCGCCGGGTGCGTTCCCGTGGGCCGAGGCGATCCTCGCTGGGGCCCATTTCAGCCAATGGCTCCTGCTGCTGACAGGGGCGCTCCTGGGTGGAAACGCCTTTGCCTCCGAACAAGAAGACGGGTCCTTTCGTTTCCTCATGTCGTTGCCCGCGCGGCCCCAGGACGTCTTGTTCAGCAAAGCGATTGTGACGTTGATTGTTTTCGAGAGCCTATGGATCGCGAACGCGGGCGTTGTGCACGCGATTGTGCCCTTTGGCATGGTGGGCTATCGCGAGAAACTCGTCGGCGCAGCAAGTATGCCCGCAATCGCCTCACTTTCGCTGATGGCATTGGGACTCTCGTGGTTCTGGTCCGCGGTTATGGCCCGGCCCGTCGCGGCGGCCTTGAGCGGACTGCTTTCCTGTGGGCTTCTCTTGCTCGTCTTCCGTGTTTGCGCCGGAGTTTTCATTGCGAATGACAGTACCGCATACGCTGGAGGCTTTCCGCCAATTGCCGCGCTGCTGGGAATTGCCGGCTTCATCCTGGGCAGCGGCTTGTTCCTTCTTCGAGACGGTATGCCGTTTGTCCCCGCGCCGAAGTCATTTGCCCGCTCCGCAACCCGCTGGCGGGAACGGCCTGCCGCCCCAAGCAGCACCGGCTCGCGGCGCCGGGCAGACGCCTTTCATGCGTTGGCGTGGAAGGACTGGCATCTGATGAGGCCGCCGTTCGTGGCAGGCACGGCACTTGTCGTGATGCCTTATGTGTTCGCAGGCTGTTCGGTTCTGTCTGCAAGCGAACCTGCAAAGACATTTGCGCTGGCGAGCACACAGAGTCTCTGGCTGTGTTGCCCGGTCTTCGCTATCTGGGGAGGCTATCTCATCGCGGTTGAGCGAAGAACCCAGACGGACCGCTTTCTCGACGCTCTGCCTATAACACGAGCCCGGGCTGCTGCGAGCAAACTGATTGCGGCGGCGGCCCCGGCCGTGACGATTCTTGGCGTCAACGCAGGCTTGTCCGTGCTTCTTCATAGCGCAGCGTTCCTCCCGGCTCCGCTCGGTGAGCCCGGCAGCTTCTCTGAGATGACATGGTCTCTGCTCTTATGGCAGGAAGCGTCGCTCTTGTTCGCCCTGCCGGCTGTTGGCGCCCCATTGATTTGCTTCGGGGCTGCCTGGCTTGCGTCGGCTCGACTGGCCAAGCCTTTCCTCGGGCTCGCGGTCGGGGCGGCATCCGCGGGCGCGTCGCTGGCGGTCTGGTTGGCTTTCTCCACGATTGTGCAAGAGCGATTGGGGCCGTTTCCCGCCGCGCTGGCTTTCACCGCGGCCGCAGGCCTCATGGCGATAGCGGGCATCGCGTGTGGTTTCAGGCGCCTGACCGCACGAGAGCCGGTCTGA